In Deinococcus sp. Leaf326, the genomic window ACGGAGTCCCGAGCATAAGGCCTCTCTCCCTCAAGACGTACACCTGTCTTCCTGAACATGCCCCGAGAATAGCCCATGCCTTTGCGTGCCCAACTTGACGATCAGACCGTTCAGGCCTGGCAGTACGATCCCCCCACCTGGGCGCACCTCAAACAGACCTACCGCCAACACACCCTACGCACCAGCTGCTGCGACCAACCTGCCATTCCCAAGACCAGCACGCTGGGCACCCCCTTCTTCGCCCATGCCCGCCGCGGCCCCTGCACCACCGCCCCAGAAACCCAGGAGCATCTCCTCCTCAAAGCCCAGGTCGCCCTGGCCGCACACGACGCCGGCTGGACCGTCACCACGGAGTACCCCGGACACACCCCGACCGGAGAACCCTGGGTGGCCGACGTCTACGCAGAACGCCAAACGCCCACCGGCACTCAGCGCATCGCCATTGAGATCCAATGGTCCCCACAGTCGCTGCAAGAGACACAGCACCGTCAGGAACGCTACGCACGAAGTGGCATCCATGCCCTCTGGCTCATGCGGCGCTTGCCGACCGACACCGATGACCTGCCCTCCGACTCCCAGTTGCCCCTCTTCCTCCTGGATGGCACGGGGCCAGACTTCTTGGTGCAGCCCATGGAGGCGCCCCTCTCCACCTTCATCCAGGGCGCCCTCGGCGGCCAACTCCTGTATTGGCCCCGACAGCCCGGGCCAGCGCGACTGGGCCTCTCTACGTTCACCATGCCCTGCTGGCGCTGTCACCGCACGATCTCCCTGATCGGCCAGATCCATCTCCAACATCCCCGCTACCCGCACGTCACCTTCTGGGTCCCCTGGGCCACCCAGAGCTCCGTCGGCGACAGTGACGAGGGCAGCGCAGCCTTCCAGGCCCTGCTCGTAGACCGCCTCGATGACCAGCACCGCGCGACCCTCGGCCTCGGCACACTCAAGATCCGGTCCAGTCGCACCCTTCAAGACGCGTATCTCAGCCAGGGCTGCCCCCACTGTGATGCCCTCCAGGGCGATCACTTCGTCAACCAGCACCTCTTGGAAGCACTGCGCGAAGACACCCTGCAGGCCGCACCACTCTGGTGGCCCGTCTCCCTGACTTCGGATCTGATGCACAGTGCCAGCGCCTGGTTCTTCCTCTCCAGGACCTCTGGCCCTTGAGCGCCCGCCTGTCCTACAGATCTCCTCCAAGGACGATCCCACAGGGTGCATCCTGAGCGCCATGCCCCTCCCACCCCGGGCGGTCCTCCTGGGCGAAGCACGCCGCTTCCGCGAAGCCCTCCTCAACGCCCGCCCCCACCTCAGTTCCCGCCTCCAGCCCTTTCCTAACGGCACAGGCACCGCCGTCACCCTCCTCCTCGAGCAGCACTTCCGCAGCTTGGGCCTCGTCACCCACCCCCGCTTCGTCTCCGTCCACCTCCATCAAGCGCCCCTCAACCATGCCTGGCTCCAGCTCGGGCCCACCCACCTCGACCTCACCGCCGGACAATTCAACCCGGCCCACCCCCTCTACCTGGAAGCAACCGTCCCCCCCTGGATGCAGGCCTATCCCTCCGAACCGTACGGCGTGCTCGAAGACTTCGACGACACGACCCGCCAGGTCCTCGCGCAGGACCTCCGCCACATCCGCGACGCTCTCGTACGCCGTCACAGCGACCGGCGGTACTGGCCCCTCCAAGCCGTGACCCGGCGACTGGCAGACATGGACCTGCTCGCCTGCCAGCACCTCCTCACTGCCAACAGCGTGAGCCGCCCCCATGCCCGCCGCTGCCCGTACTGCCCCCCGGTGCTCCCTGCACGCAACTTTCGTGCTGTCGGCGACCTGGAGGCCCTAGACTGGTTCGCCCAGTTCACCGATGAGGAACGAGGCGCCCTCCTCGCCCACTGGAAAAAGCGGACCGCCAAAGGCCCTGCTGCTGAACACGAGCCTCCGCCACATCAGGTCTGAACTCATGCCCCGAGCCTGAACCGCTCAGGAGGACATCCCCCACGCCACTCCCGCCAACACCATAGGTGAACCTATGCCTCAAACGCTCAAGCCCATCCCCTCCATCCAACGTGACCCCTGCGGCGACTGCATTCAGCAACCGCCCACCCTGCCCAAGGAAGGAGGCCCCTGTGCCGGCCGCTAAGCAGGGCCTATGTCCCAGCACCCCCAGTCCGGCGCCCCATTCGGAAGGCGGTCCCTGCCCAGGCTGCCGCGACCCACACCCCTACTGGCCTGGTGCACATCTCGCACTTTCCGTCGAACTCCAGCGAGATCCGTGCTTCGGCTGTTGATCGGACAGGCCCTGGACCGCCAGGCGCTCTGCTCAGGCAGCGTCCGACCCTCCTGGGAAGGCGATCCCTGTGCCGGCTGCTGATTGCCCCCCCTCTCCACAGGGCGTGGAGACTGCACGGAAGAGCGATCCTTCCGTGCGGGACAGTCTCCCGCTACCACCCTATCGGTTGCCGACGATGGATCGGAAGAACATGACCTTGCCCCGCCATTGGCTGAGACAAGTCCGCGAGCACCGTCACCTGACCCAACAAACCCTGCTCGACCAGTTACAGGCTCAAGACCCGCCCTGCACCCTTCCCCTTTCGCATGACTCCCGAGTGGAATCCGGCCGACGCTTCTTCTCCGAGCTCACGCCCAGGCAACAAGAAGGCCTCCGGCTCGCACTCGATGTCCCTGTCGATCTCTGGCACCAGGTCTTCGGCACCCCCACCACGACCATCAGTGCCCACCGGCCAAGAACCCTCCTTCCTGAAGAAAGCTGACCCCATCCGAGGGGGCGTCCTTCGTCAGCCCGCTTGCCTTCCCAACACGCCGAACACGCTTTACTGGCAGGATGCCTCCTCGCTCTCCCCTCGACATCCGGCAGATCTATGTCGAGCCACGCGCAGCCGAGCTGCCCCGAGGACAGGAGATCCTGACCCGCTTCCCACAGGCCGAGCGGATCGAGGTCGCCTCCCACTGGAATATCCCCGGCCTCCATGGCAACGCCGGGCTCGTGGGGGACTGGCTGCGCATCAAGCGCCAGGTCCTGGTGCTGGGCACCCGCAAGACCCTCACGCTGAGGCCCAATGGCCGCTCGGCAGACTTCATTGCCCCGGGCATGGCCAACGGCTGCGCGTTGTCCTGCGCTTACTGTTACGTCCCTCGCCACAAAGGCTATGCCAACCCCATCACCACCTTCGCCAATATCGAAGACGTCTCCCGGGCCCTGGAGCGCCACGCCCAAAAACAGGGTCCCAAGCCGGAGCCCAACTCGGTCGACCCGCACGCCTGGGTCTACGACCTCGGGGAGAACAGCGACCTGAGCGTCGATGCCCTGATCTCGGATAACGTGCGCGACCTCGTCACGCTGTTCCGGAGGCTACCGAACGCCAGAGCCTCCTTCGCCACGAAGTACGTCAACCGGGAGTTGCTGACCTACGATCCGCAGGGCCGGACCCGCATCCGCTTTTCATTGATGCCCGCGCAGACGGCCCGCGTGGTGGACATCGGCACCTCTCCCATGCCCGAGCGCCTCGCCGCGATCAACGACTTCGTCGAGGCCGGCTACGAGGTGCACCTGAACTTCTCGCCCGTCATCATCTTCGAAGGCTGGACCACCGCCTACCGCGAGCTGTTCGACCAAGTGGACGCTGTACTCTCCTCGAAGGCCAAAGCGCAGTTGGCGGCAGAGGTCATCTTCCTGACCCACAACGCGGGACTGCACGAGGTCAACCTCGGCTGGCATCCGAAGGGGGAGGCCCTGCTGTGGACACCACAGTGGCAGGAGACGAAACAGTCCGAGTATGGGGGCGTCAACCTGCGGTACCGGCGGGGCCTCAAGGGCAAGGCCGTCGAGCGCTTCACCACCCTGTTGCGCGAACGTCTGCCGTACTGCACCATCCGC contains:
- a CDS encoding competence protein CoiA produces the protein MPLRAQLDDQTVQAWQYDPPTWAHLKQTYRQHTLRTSCCDQPAIPKTSTLGTPFFAHARRGPCTTAPETQEHLLLKAQVALAAHDAGWTVTTEYPGHTPTGEPWVADVYAERQTPTGTQRIAIEIQWSPQSLQETQHRQERYARSGIHALWLMRRLPTDTDDLPSDSQLPLFLLDGTGPDFLVQPMEAPLSTFIQGALGGQLLYWPRQPGPARLGLSTFTMPCWRCHRTISLIGQIHLQHPRYPHVTFWVPWATQSSVGDSDEGSAAFQALLVDRLDDQHRATLGLGTLKIRSSRTLQDAYLSQGCPHCDALQGDHFVNQHLLEALREDTLQAAPLWWPVSLTSDLMHSASAWFFLSRTSGP
- a CDS encoding spore photoproduct lyase family protein is translated as MPPRSPLDIRQIYVEPRAAELPRGQEILTRFPQAERIEVASHWNIPGLHGNAGLVGDWLRIKRQVLVLGTRKTLTLRPNGRSADFIAPGMANGCALSCAYCYVPRHKGYANPITTFANIEDVSRALERHAQKQGPKPEPNSVDPHAWVYDLGENSDLSVDALISDNVRDLVTLFRRLPNARASFATKYVNRELLTYDPQGRTRIRFSLMPAQTARVVDIGTSPMPERLAAINDFVEAGYEVHLNFSPVIIFEGWTTAYRELFDQVDAVLSSKAKAQLAAEVIFLTHNAGLHEVNLGWHPKGEALLWTPQWQETKQSEYGGVNLRYRRGLKGKAVERFTTLLRERLPYCTIRYAF